A window from Brucella sp. BE17 encodes these proteins:
- a CDS encoding response regulator transcription factor — protein sequence MSTAPEKIALIIHPDEFFRIALRLILNQKHGIREVVQKARTAQFRPIFRTYGERIAVVIVDEKYVSPENVALFCDEFPNLNFVVVTDGETETAPEAFMAAHAKAYISRKAGAITMSHGIGQAIAGKTFKRHLPLTLTAEVSDNEADASENNDEAIEYRLEKYGLSARQMEVWKCLSRGLTSKLIAREIHIAEGTVKIHLKALYKNLGVKNGRAAAALGAKIFG from the coding sequence TTGAGTACGGCACCGGAAAAAATTGCGCTCATCATACATCCTGATGAGTTTTTTCGCATAGCTCTTCGACTCATTTTAAATCAAAAGCATGGAATAAGAGAAGTTGTGCAGAAGGCACGAACTGCGCAATTCCGGCCAATTTTTAGGACATATGGCGAGAGAATTGCCGTTGTTATTGTCGATGAAAAGTACGTTTCTCCTGAAAATGTAGCGCTTTTTTGCGACGAGTTTCCTAATCTAAATTTTGTTGTTGTGACGGATGGTGAAACAGAAACTGCTCCAGAGGCCTTCATGGCAGCGCATGCAAAAGCTTATATATCTCGTAAAGCTGGCGCAATTACCATGTCTCATGGCATCGGCCAGGCTATTGCAGGAAAAACGTTCAAACGACATCTACCGCTCACATTAACTGCAGAAGTTTCAGACAATGAAGCCGACGCCAGTGAAAATAATGATGAAGCTATTGAATATCGGCTTGAAAAATACGGGCTTTCTGCGCGTCAAATGGAAGTATGGAAATGCTTATCGCGAGGCCTGACTTCAAAGCTCATAGCTCGCGAAATACACATTGCTGAAGGCACCGTCAAAATTCATCTGAAGGCCCTTTATAAAAACTTGGGCGTAAAAAACGGGAGGGCTGCAGCGGCGCTTGGAGCGAAGATTTTTGGTTGA